The proteins below are encoded in one region of Antennarius striatus isolate MH-2024 chromosome 7, ASM4005453v1, whole genome shotgun sequence:
- the traf3ip2l gene encoding E3 ubiquitin ligase TRAF3IP2, with protein sequence MMMPSSVFSASAPNSHATQLSRCNMPEEDDETMSTAEQEASTVPTSNPHLSDTGALPECPAPPVDSLFSGQRLDGQQERKDTLTHPFLSYVSYLPPRSLPVGYGQPTPFPSRADSSWLHRSLTSSWFGNPSSLPSSLSHKDYWSSPEDGCMLRHKPPSSSGRHSSGASSLEQPLSLCSNPPSANLYHHSLPPYTCSPQGAACCAQCPAEAFIRQPVAHTPVWPLYHQAHGPYEPGDCRRHGSGYTHIGPKALAKENSPPYSTQLSLEQRRVFVTYEADNDKHVNEIINFVALLRHNGFDTHIDIFEQQFRSISKIDFMERYLSEKDYLIIIIISPKYYQTVTAPPVGLENDERTFNTVYIHKQLQNEFIHNGSKNFRFIPIVFPGARKCHVPNWLQNTHVYAWPRDRDDILRRLMRVEKYNPPPIGSLPTIVSIPI encoded by the exons ATGATGATGCCCTCTTCTGTGTTCTCAGCTTCAGCACCAAACAG TCACGCTACTCAGTTGAGCCGATGTAACATGCCTGAGGAGGATGATGAAACCATgagcacagcagagcaggaaGCCAGCACCGTGCCCACCTCCAACCCCCACCTCAGTGACACCGGCGCGCTCCCGGAGTGCCCCGCTCCTCCTGTTGACTCTCTGTTCAGTGGGCAGAGGCTGGATGGGCAGCAGGAACGCAAAGACACCCTCACTCACCCCTTCCTGAGCTACGTGTCGTACCTGCCGCCCCGCAGCCTGCCCGTCGGCTACGGCCAGCCGACCCCGTTCCCCAGTCGGGCCGACAGCTCTTGGCTTCACCGCAGCTTGACCAGCAGCTGGTTTGGGAATCCCAGCAGCCTCCCGTCTTCTCTGAGCCACAAAGATTACTGGAGCAGTCCTGAGGACGGCTGCATGCTGAGACACAAGCCCCCGTCCTCGTCTGGGAGGCACAGCAGCGGCGCCAGCAGCCTGGAGCAGCCACTGTCCCTGTGCTCCAACCCGCCTTCGGCCAACCTCTACCACCACTCCCTGCCACCCTACACCTGCTCACCCCAGGGGGCCGCTTGCTGCGCCCAATGCCCCGCAGAGGCATTCATCAGGCAGCCTGTGGCCCACACGCCGGTGTGGCCCCTGTATCACCAGGCTCACGGCCCCTATG AGCCGGGAGACTGCAGACGTCACGGATctggatacacacacat TGGACCCAAAGCTCTGGCCAAAGAGAACAGCCCTCCTTACAGCACACAGCTCTCTCTGGAGCAGC GGCGGGTGTTCGTTACCTACGAAGCAGACAACGACAAGCACGTCAATGAAATCATCAACTTCGTTGCCCTGCTGCGACACAACGGATTCGATACGCAT ATCGATATTTTTGAGCAGCAGTTCAGGAGTATAAGCAAGATAGACTTCATGGAGCGCTACCTCAGTGAG AAGGATTacctgatcatcatcatcatcagtccaaAGTACTATCAGACAGTGACAGCACCCCCCGTTGGCCTGGAGAACGATGAGCGAACCTTCAACACCGTCTACATACACAAACAG CTCCAGAATGAGTTCATCCACAACGGAAGCAAGAACTTCAGGTTCATCCCCATCGTGTTCCCTGGAGCTAGAAAG TGTCACGTACCCAACTGGCTTCAGAACACACACGTTTACGCGTGGCCACGCGACAGAGACGACATCCTGCGCCGACTGATGAGAGTGGAGAAGTACAACCCGCCCCCCATCGGGTCGCTGCCCACCATAGTCTCCATCCCCATCTAG
- the chd1l gene encoding chromodomain-helicase-DNA-binding protein 1-like isoform X2, whose amino-acid sequence MTDILLKIKNTLTEKKKTSFSQRDLEKFGLRGIQLRPYQLDGVQWLTQCLKNQQGCILGDEMGLGKTCQTISLLLYASESLGKKGLFLVLSPLSVMDNWRKELECFAPCLTVLCYKGDKERRAELQQEMDTEDFQVLLTTYELCLKDASFLRRWKWNVLVVDEAHRLKSQSSLLHKVLTQFPADFRVLLTGTPIQNNLQELYSLLSFIQPSIFAVDDTDYFVNFYSSVQSQPALAAELQSVLEPFLLRRVKSEVAVDLPKKTELVVYHGMSALQKKYYKALLMKDPEAFGNDQGNKNRLLNILMNLRKCVGHPYLFDGVEPEPFEMGEHLIEASGKLCLLDSMLTYLHKGGHRVLLFSQMTRMLDILQDYMEYRGYSYERLDGSVRGEERNLAVKNFSTKDIFVFLLSTKAGGVGLNLTAADTVIFMDSDFNPQNDLQAAARCHRIGQNRPVKVVRLLARDTVEEIMYSRAVSKLQLTNTVIEEGRFSLLDQAQSAAAGLKLSEILKFGIDKLLSSEESSVQDVELEKILGPSRGAEWVEDEDFPLLREEEEAEENHSDSDGPNHMYCFEGKDYSKDPSSEDQKGFGRLLEEQLEELQSAVKEGRALRHKAGVSLSAALVYPSRKRKPLSEAELEQRRQKRQEAAAKRAKLQEDAKNKQEEQKLKKKMAWWESCGYRSRCLPSLDSEEEEEEEEDEDDNSVCSADADSTAIHYVLGDVTHPHTAQGNAIIVHCVDDSGRWGRGGLFTALEGRSDEPRKQYELAGKMKDLDLGNVVLFPIDDKQSRLDGQDQLALIVAQQRDKANNLSGISLTALDEGLKKIYAAAKRNKASVHLPRIGHSTKGFNWYGTERLIRKQLASRGIATFIYYHSRTAKKPAPTSRPSSSSSSSSSPQPQLRNTEKVKDEAEGESPGPSTSLQGPVPPGFPSFMRGVRVFFYNLPASERKRLARYLITYDGDEEDIMSPEVTHIVAEVESSFHRRELQELAGRYTQAVPVQKGWLESCFSRQLQVSCAPFLLAWKRVGDVTGPDRSNE is encoded by the exons ATGACAGACATTTTGCTTAAGATTAAAAATACCTTAACGGAGAAAAAGAAGACTTCATTTTCACAGCGTGATTTAGAGAAGTTTGGATTAAGAG GCATCCAGCTAAGACCCTACCAGCTGGATGGGGTGCAGTGGCTGACCCAGTGTCTGAAGAACCAGCAAGGCTGCATTTTAGGAGACGAGATGGGTTTGGGAAAAACCTGTCAG acaaTTTCCTTGCTTCTGTATGCATCGGAGTCCCTCGGgaagaaaggtctgttcctggTGCTGAGTCCACTCTCTGTAATGGATAATTGGAGAAAGGAGTTAGAATG CTTCGCCCCCTGTCTGACTGTGCTGTGTTACAAGGGGGACAAAGAGAGACGAGCTGAGCTTCAGCAGGAAATGGACACAGAGGATTTTCAAGTTCTTCTCACTACATATGAG CTGTGCCTCAAAGATGCTTCTTTCTTGAGACG GTGGAAGTGGAACGTGCTTGTTGTAGATGAAGCTCACAGACTGAAGAGTCAGAGTTCACTATTGCACAAAGTCTTAACACAG TTTCCAGCTGATTTCAGGGTCCTGCTGACAGGGACGCCCATCCAAAACAACCTGCAGGAGCTCTACTCCCTGCTCAGCTTCATTCAGCCCAGTATTTTTGCAGTGGATGACACAGATTACTTTGTGAACTTTTACTCCAGTGTACAAAGTCAGCCTGCTCTCG CTGCTGAGCTGCAGAGTGTCCTGGAGCCCTTTCTGCTGCGTAGAGTCAAATCAGAGGTGGCTGTAGATCTACCAAAGAAAACAGAGCTGGTGGTGTATCACGGCATGTCGGCGCTGCAGAAAAAATACTACAAAGCCCTTCTGATGAAGGATCCAG AGGCTTTTGGGAATGATCAGGGAAACAAGAACCGGCTTCTGAACATCTTGATGAACCTGAGGAAGTGTGTTGGCCACCCATACCTGTTTGATG GTGTGGAGCCGGAGCCGTTTGAGATGGGGGAGCATCTCATTGAAGCCAGTGGGAAGCTCTGCCTACTGGACAGCATGCTGACTTACCTTCATAAAGG TGGTCACCGGGTCTTGCTGTTCTCTCAAATGACGAGGATGCTGGATATTCTTCAGGATTACATGGAATACAGAG GTTATAGTTATGAACGTTTGGATGGGTCTGTCCGAGGAGAAGAACGAAATCTAGCGGTGAAAAACTTCAGCACCAAAGACATCTTTGTGTTTCTCCTCAGCACTAAAGCAG GGGGAGTGGGCTTGAACCtcacagctgctgacacagTTATTTTCATGGACAGCGATTTCAACCCTCAAAATGACTTACAGGCTGCTGCCCGCTGCCATCGGATTGGTCAAAATAG GCCGGTGAAGGTGGTCCGCCTCCTCGCCAGGGATACTGTGGAGGAGATCATGTACTCCCGCGCCGTGTCCAAGTTACAGCTGACCAACACGGTTATTGAAGAAGGACGCTTCTCTTTGCTAGACCAGGCTCAGTCAGCTGCTGCAGGCCTGAAG CTAAGTGAGATCTTGAAGTTTGGGATAGACAAGCTCTTGTCATCAGAGGAAAGCTCTGTGCAGGATGTGGAACTAGAGAAGATCCTCGGTCCATCACGTGGGGCTGAATGGGTGGAGGATGAGGACTTCCCCCTactcagagaggaggaagaggcggaaGAGAACCATTCTGACTCGGATGGGCCTa ACCACATGTACTGCTTTGAGGGGAAGGATTACAGTAAGGACCCCAGCTCTGAGGACCAGAAGGGCTTCGGCCGTCtcctggaggagcagctggaggagttGCAGAGTGCTGTCAAAGAGGGAAGAGCGTTACGGCACAAAGCTGGA GTTTCACTGTCAGCAGCTCTTGTGTATCCATCAAGGAAGAGGAAACCTCTCTCTGAGGCTGAGCTGGAGCAGCGGCGACAGAAACGGCAAGAGGCTGCCGCCAAGAGAGCCAAACTTCAGGAGGACGCAAAGAATAAACAAGAAGAGCAGAAACTCAAGAAAAA AATGGCATGGTGGGAGTCGTGCGGCTACAGATCACGTTGTCTGCCTTCCTTggacagtgaagaagaagaagaggaagaggaggatgaggatgataaCAGCGTGTGCTCCGCTGACGCAGACAGCACAGCCATACACTACGTACTGGGGGACGTCACTCATCCTCACACGGCTCAGGGAAACGCCATCATCGTCCACTGCGTCG acGATTCAGGCAGGTGGGGCAGAGGAGGCTTGTTCACCGCTCTGGAAGGGAGGTCAGATGAACCGCGAAAGCAGTACGAGTTGGCTGGCAAGATGAAAG ATTTGGACCTTGGTAATGTGGTGCTCTTCCCCATAGATGACAAACAGTCCAGATTAGACGGCCAGGATCAA TTAGCCCTGATTGTGGCGCAGCAAAGAGACAAAGCCAACAATCTGTCTGGGATCTCTCTGACAGCTCTGGATGAAGGACTTAAAAAGATTTACGCCGCAGCCAAAAGAAATAAGG CGAGCGTCCATCTTCCTCGCATCGGACACTCCACCAAAGGCTTCAACTGGTACGGCACAGAGAGGCTGATCAGGAAGCAGCTGGCCTCAAGAGGCATCGCCACCTTCAT ATATTATCACAGCAGAACAGCAAAGAAACCtgcccccacctccaggccatcatcatcatcatcatcctcctcctccccccaacCACAGCTGCGTAACACAGAGAAAGTGAAAGATGAGGCAGAAGGAGAATCCCCCGGCCCCTCCACTTCTCTCCAGGGCCCTGTCCCCCCGGGGTTCCCCAGTTTCATGAGGGGAGTGCGAGTGTTTTTCTACAACCTGCCTGCGTCAGAAAGGAAGAGGCTGGCCCGCTACCTCATCAC CTATGATGGAGACGAGGAGGACATCATGAGTCCGGAAGTCACCCACATAGTTGCAGAGGTGGAGAGCAGCTTCCACAGGCGG gagctgcaggagctggCGGGTCGTTACACTCAGGCTGTTCCTGTGCAGAAGGGCTGGCTGGAGTCCTGCTTCTCCAGGCAGCTACAAGTCAGCTGCGCTCCGTTCCTGTTGGCATGGAAGCGCGTCGGTGACGTCACCGGTCCAGATAGGTCCAATGAATGA
- the chd1l gene encoding chromodomain-helicase-DNA-binding protein 1-like isoform X1: MTDILLKIKNTLTEKKKTSFSQRDLEKFGLRGIQLRPYQLDGVQWLTQCLKNQQGCILGDEMGLGKTCQTISLLLYASESLGKKGLFLVLSPLSVMDNWRKELECFAPCLTVLCYKGDKERRAELQQEMDTEDFQVLLTTYELCLKDASFLRRWKWNVLVVDEAHRLKSQSSLLHKVLTQFPADFRVLLTGTPIQNNLQELYSLLSFIQPSIFAVDDTDYFVNFYSSVQSQPALAAELQSVLEPFLLRRVKSEVAVDLPKKTELVVYHGMSALQKKYYKALLMKDPEAFGNDQGNKNRLLNILMNLRKCVGHPYLFDGVEPEPFEMGEHLIEASGKLCLLDSMLTYLHKGGHRVLLFSQMTRMLDILQDYMEYRGYSYERLDGSVRGEERNLAVKNFSTKDIFVFLLSTKAGGVGLNLTAADTVIFMDSDFNPQNDLQAAARCHRIGQNRPVKVVRLLARDTVEEIMYSRAVSKLQLTNTVIEEGRFSLLDQAQSAAAGLKLSEILKFGIDKLLSSEESSVQDVELEKILGPSRGAEWVEDEDFPLLREEEEAEENHSDSDGPNHMYCFEGKDYSKDPSSEDQKGFGRLLEEQLEELQSAVKEGRALRHKAGVSLSAALVYPSRKRKPLSEAELEQRRQKRQEAAAKRAKLQEDAKNKQEEQKLKKKMAWWESCGYRSRCLPSLDSEEEEEEEEDEDDNSVCSADADSTAIHYVLGDVTHPHTAQGNAIIVHCVDDSGRWGRGGLFTALEGRSDEPRKQYELAGKMKDLDLGNVVLFPIDDKQSRLDGQDQLALIVAQQRDKANNLSGISLTALDEGLKKIYAAAKRNKETCQVRHAGSFDTQNSTILTLFLNSVPGKASVHLPRIGHSTKGFNWYGTERLIRKQLASRGIATFIYYHSRTAKKPAPTSRPSSSSSSSSSPQPQLRNTEKVKDEAEGESPGPSTSLQGPVPPGFPSFMRGVRVFFYNLPASERKRLARYLITYDGDEEDIMSPEVTHIVAEVESSFHRRELQELAGRYTQAVPVQKGWLESCFSRQLQVSCAPFLLAWKRVGDVTGPDRSNE, from the exons ATGACAGACATTTTGCTTAAGATTAAAAATACCTTAACGGAGAAAAAGAAGACTTCATTTTCACAGCGTGATTTAGAGAAGTTTGGATTAAGAG GCATCCAGCTAAGACCCTACCAGCTGGATGGGGTGCAGTGGCTGACCCAGTGTCTGAAGAACCAGCAAGGCTGCATTTTAGGAGACGAGATGGGTTTGGGAAAAACCTGTCAG acaaTTTCCTTGCTTCTGTATGCATCGGAGTCCCTCGGgaagaaaggtctgttcctggTGCTGAGTCCACTCTCTGTAATGGATAATTGGAGAAAGGAGTTAGAATG CTTCGCCCCCTGTCTGACTGTGCTGTGTTACAAGGGGGACAAAGAGAGACGAGCTGAGCTTCAGCAGGAAATGGACACAGAGGATTTTCAAGTTCTTCTCACTACATATGAG CTGTGCCTCAAAGATGCTTCTTTCTTGAGACG GTGGAAGTGGAACGTGCTTGTTGTAGATGAAGCTCACAGACTGAAGAGTCAGAGTTCACTATTGCACAAAGTCTTAACACAG TTTCCAGCTGATTTCAGGGTCCTGCTGACAGGGACGCCCATCCAAAACAACCTGCAGGAGCTCTACTCCCTGCTCAGCTTCATTCAGCCCAGTATTTTTGCAGTGGATGACACAGATTACTTTGTGAACTTTTACTCCAGTGTACAAAGTCAGCCTGCTCTCG CTGCTGAGCTGCAGAGTGTCCTGGAGCCCTTTCTGCTGCGTAGAGTCAAATCAGAGGTGGCTGTAGATCTACCAAAGAAAACAGAGCTGGTGGTGTATCACGGCATGTCGGCGCTGCAGAAAAAATACTACAAAGCCCTTCTGATGAAGGATCCAG AGGCTTTTGGGAATGATCAGGGAAACAAGAACCGGCTTCTGAACATCTTGATGAACCTGAGGAAGTGTGTTGGCCACCCATACCTGTTTGATG GTGTGGAGCCGGAGCCGTTTGAGATGGGGGAGCATCTCATTGAAGCCAGTGGGAAGCTCTGCCTACTGGACAGCATGCTGACTTACCTTCATAAAGG TGGTCACCGGGTCTTGCTGTTCTCTCAAATGACGAGGATGCTGGATATTCTTCAGGATTACATGGAATACAGAG GTTATAGTTATGAACGTTTGGATGGGTCTGTCCGAGGAGAAGAACGAAATCTAGCGGTGAAAAACTTCAGCACCAAAGACATCTTTGTGTTTCTCCTCAGCACTAAAGCAG GGGGAGTGGGCTTGAACCtcacagctgctgacacagTTATTTTCATGGACAGCGATTTCAACCCTCAAAATGACTTACAGGCTGCTGCCCGCTGCCATCGGATTGGTCAAAATAG GCCGGTGAAGGTGGTCCGCCTCCTCGCCAGGGATACTGTGGAGGAGATCATGTACTCCCGCGCCGTGTCCAAGTTACAGCTGACCAACACGGTTATTGAAGAAGGACGCTTCTCTTTGCTAGACCAGGCTCAGTCAGCTGCTGCAGGCCTGAAG CTAAGTGAGATCTTGAAGTTTGGGATAGACAAGCTCTTGTCATCAGAGGAAAGCTCTGTGCAGGATGTGGAACTAGAGAAGATCCTCGGTCCATCACGTGGGGCTGAATGGGTGGAGGATGAGGACTTCCCCCTactcagagaggaggaagaggcggaaGAGAACCATTCTGACTCGGATGGGCCTa ACCACATGTACTGCTTTGAGGGGAAGGATTACAGTAAGGACCCCAGCTCTGAGGACCAGAAGGGCTTCGGCCGTCtcctggaggagcagctggaggagttGCAGAGTGCTGTCAAAGAGGGAAGAGCGTTACGGCACAAAGCTGGA GTTTCACTGTCAGCAGCTCTTGTGTATCCATCAAGGAAGAGGAAACCTCTCTCTGAGGCTGAGCTGGAGCAGCGGCGACAGAAACGGCAAGAGGCTGCCGCCAAGAGAGCCAAACTTCAGGAGGACGCAAAGAATAAACAAGAAGAGCAGAAACTCAAGAAAAA AATGGCATGGTGGGAGTCGTGCGGCTACAGATCACGTTGTCTGCCTTCCTTggacagtgaagaagaagaagaggaagaggaggatgaggatgataaCAGCGTGTGCTCCGCTGACGCAGACAGCACAGCCATACACTACGTACTGGGGGACGTCACTCATCCTCACACGGCTCAGGGAAACGCCATCATCGTCCACTGCGTCG acGATTCAGGCAGGTGGGGCAGAGGAGGCTTGTTCACCGCTCTGGAAGGGAGGTCAGATGAACCGCGAAAGCAGTACGAGTTGGCTGGCAAGATGAAAG ATTTGGACCTTGGTAATGTGGTGCTCTTCCCCATAGATGACAAACAGTCCAGATTAGACGGCCAGGATCAA TTAGCCCTGATTGTGGCGCAGCAAAGAGACAAAGCCAACAATCTGTCTGGGATCTCTCTGACAGCTCTGGATGAAGGACTTAAAAAGATTTACGCCGCAGCCAAAAGAAATAAGG AAACATGTCAAGTCAGGCACGCCGGCTCCTTTGACACACAGAACAGTACAATCCTGACATTGTTTCTGAATTCTGTTCCCGGAAAAGCGAGCGTCCATCTTCCTCGCATCGGACACTCCACCAAAGGCTTCAACTGGTACGGCACAGAGAGGCTGATCAGGAAGCAGCTGGCCTCAAGAGGCATCGCCACCTTCAT ATATTATCACAGCAGAACAGCAAAGAAACCtgcccccacctccaggccatcatcatcatcatcatcctcctcctccccccaacCACAGCTGCGTAACACAGAGAAAGTGAAAGATGAGGCAGAAGGAGAATCCCCCGGCCCCTCCACTTCTCTCCAGGGCCCTGTCCCCCCGGGGTTCCCCAGTTTCATGAGGGGAGTGCGAGTGTTTTTCTACAACCTGCCTGCGTCAGAAAGGAAGAGGCTGGCCCGCTACCTCATCAC CTATGATGGAGACGAGGAGGACATCATGAGTCCGGAAGTCACCCACATAGTTGCAGAGGTGGAGAGCAGCTTCCACAGGCGG gagctgcaggagctggCGGGTCGTTACACTCAGGCTGTTCCTGTGCAGAAGGGCTGGCTGGAGTCCTGCTTCTCCAGGCAGCTACAAGTCAGCTGCGCTCCGTTCCTGTTGGCATGGAAGCGCGTCGGTGACGTCACCGGTCCAGATAGGTCCAATGAATGA
- the sft2d2a gene encoding SFT2 domain containing 2a, with protein sequence MDKLKSVLSGEEARSDDRTIIETVNEASTMSWATRVRGFVACFVVGAACTVLGVCMLFIPRIGITLFIVFYTFGNICALGSTMFLMGPVKQLKRMCDKTRALATTIMITCLVLTLCAAFWWKNFGLALLFVILQILSFSWYSLSYIPFVREAILRLVALCLK encoded by the exons ATGGATAAACTCAAATCGGTTCTAAGCGGCGAAGAGGCGCGCAGCGACGACCGAACCATTAtagag ACCGTCAATGAAGCCTCCACGATGAGCTGGGCTACGCGCGTCAGGGGGTTCGTCGCCTGCTTCGTGGTGGGGGCCGCCTGCACCGTTCTG GGAGTGTGTATGCTCTTCATCCCCAGGATTGGTATCACACTCTTCATTGTGTTTTACACCTTTGGGAACATATGTGCTCTGGGTAG CACCATGTTTCTGATGGGACCTGTGAAGCAGTTAAAACGGATGTGTGACAAAACCAGAGCACTAGCCACCACAATCATGATT ACATGTCTTGTGTTGACTCTCTGCGCTGCATTCTGG tGGAAGAACTTTGGACTTGCTttactttttgttattttgcaaaTCTTGTCATTTTCCTG gtACAGTCTGTCGTACATCCCGTTTGTGAG GGAAGCGATATTGAGGTTGGTGGCACTCTGCCTGAAGTGA